The sequence TGGTTGTTTGTCCTGCCTGTCGAGGGGAAAAAATTATCCACGGTGTCTGCGAATGCAGTACGGAGTGGCGCGGCACTCAGAAAGGCGATGACTGGGAAGATTGTCAATGCACGCCGGAGCA is a genomic window of Pseudomonadota bacterium containing:
- a CDS encoding ankyrin — its product is MAESNMVVCPACRGEKIIHGVCECSTEWRGTQKGDDWEDCQCTPEQECKTCKGTGKVKSDN